GAAGGCGAGGCCGGATGACAACTGAGACAGCCACCCGGCCTTGATCACCGATCCCTGGTTCTACGTCGCGGCGTCCGTCGCGGTGCTCCTTGTCGGGCTGGCCAAGGGAGGCCTGGGCGGCGGCATCGGCGTCGTCGGCGTGCCGCTGATGGCGGTGGTAGTCGGTCCGTTTCAGGCCGCCGCCATCCTGCTCCCCATCCTGATGGTGATGGATGTGCTCGCCCTCCGCGTGTTCTGGAGGGAATGGGACATCGGCAACCTGCGCGCCATCCTCCCAGGCGCCTTCTTCGGCACCGTGCTCGGCTTCCTCACCGCGCGCCAGATCTCGCCCGACGGCCTCCGCATCATGGTGGGCGTCATCGCCCTCATCTACGCCGTGCAGTACTTCTGGCTCCGCCCCGGCCGCGGCGGCACGCCCAAACCGGCGCGTCCCCTGCTCGGCGTCCTATGGGGGACGACGGCCGGGTTCACCAGCTTCTCGATCCATGCCGGCGGCCCGCCGCTCCAGGCCTACCTGATACCGCAGCAGATGCATCGGACCAGGTTCCAGTCCACCAGCATCGTGTTCTTCTTCGTCGTCAACTGGCTGAAGGTCGCTCCCTACTACTGGCTGGGCCAATGGAACACCGAGAACCTCCTGACCTCCGCCATGCTGTTGCCCATCGCCCCCATCGGCGTCACTCTTGGCCGGTACATTCATGAGCGCATCAACGACGCGATCTTCTACGCCATCGTGCACGCCGGCCTGTTCGTCATCGGCGTGAAGCTGCTCTACGACGCGTCGGCAACGACGCTCCCCTGATCACGTTCCTCCAGCGTTCCGCTCCTGGCGCGCCCGCAGGTTCTTCGCTACAGCACCCGCTTCTTCCAACCTCCGCGCCGGAACGCGAGGACGCCCGCCACCGCCATCAGCGTCTGGCAGACCGCGACCGTCACGAACACCCCGTTCGGCCCCAGACCGACCGGGCCGGCGAGCGTCCAGGCGAGCGGAAGTTGTACCACCCAGTAGACGAAGAAGTTGATCCATGTCGGCGTGGTCGTGTCGCCCGCACCGTTGAACGCCAGCACCGTGACGAGGCCGAAACCCCAGAACACGTAGCTGCAGGCGACGATGCGCAGGCAGGCGGCGGCCAGTGCAACGACCTCCGGATCGGTCGCCAGGAGCCCGACGATGGGCCGGGCGAAGACCACGAAGATCACGCCCACGATGCCCAGTAACACCGTGTTCAGGCGGGCGGTGAACCAGACCGCGCTCTCGGCGCGATCCGGTCGGCCGGCGCCCAGGTTCTGCCCCACCAGGGTTGCGGCGGCGTTGCCGACGCCCCAGACCGGCAACAGCACGAAGATGATGATCCGCACCGCCACGGTGTAGCCCGCCAGCACCGTGTCGCCGAATGGGGCCAGGATTCGAATGAGACCGACGAAGCTCGCCGTCCCGACCAGGTACTGCAGGATGCCGATGCCGCTGACACGCATCAGGCGCAGCATGGTCTGCGTCTCGATGCGGGCCCGCCGCCAGTCAATGGTCACGCTGCCGTTGCCGCTCGTGAGCGCCCGAAGCTGGTAGGCGACGCCCAGGCCGCGCCCCACGGTCGTTGCGATCGCCGCCCCTTCGAGCCCGAACGCCGGAATGGGCCCGAAGCCGAAGATCAGGATCGGGTCCAGCACGATGTTGACGAGGTTGGCCAGCCAGAGCGCCCGCATCGCCAGCACCGGATCGCCCGCGCCGCGAAAGATGCCGTTGATCATGAACAGCAGCGTCACCGTGACGCAACCGCCCAGCATGATCGCCGTGAAGGTCCGGCCGCTCGTCGCCAGCTCCGGCGTGGCGCCCAGCAGCACCAGCAGATCGGAGGCCCAGACAACCCCCGCCACGCCGATCACGAACGACGCAGCGCAACCGCCGACGATGGCCTGCACGGCGGCGGACGACGCGCGCTCGGGCGAACCCTCGCCGACGCGCCGAGCCACCATCGCCGTGGCCCCCATGCTGAGGCCGATCGACACCGCGAACACCAGGGCGATGAGCGAATCCGACAGGCCGAGAACGGCCACCGCCTCCGGGCCGAGACGGCCGACGAAGTAGACGTCAACGACCGAGAAGACCGACTGCATCCCCATCTCGAGGACCATCGGCACGGCCAGCAGCAAGACGGCGCGCCCCAGGCTGCCGCTGGTGTAGTCGCGGGGCACGGCGCGGACGGCGTCGCGCAGGTCCGCACGAAGCTGCGCGTTGCGGGCCGCCAGCGTGCGGCGGCCGTTGGAAACCACGTCGACCAAAGACATCAGTGCACCACGAGAAGGCAGAGACGATGAAACAGGACGCCGCATTGGATGCAACGAACCCGCGGAACCGAACGAAGAAGGAAGTAGATCAGCCGCGCCGCACGGAAGGACCGAACCGAACGAACGACGAAACTGTCGTGAAGGAGCGGAGTCTAGCCGCGCATGCGGGGGGAACTATCCGCGCGTGCGGAGTGCGACGAAGATGGTGAGCGTGAACATCGGCAGGCTTCCTTTAGGCAAAGAAACAGTGTACATCATCCGTTTTGGTCTTGCTAGACATACATGCAGTATCCACAATGCATGCACTACTGGCAACGACGCTCTAGGGAAGAAGATCGGAACTGCAGGCGCTCACCGAGATGGCGCCTACGCCCGCCTACGCCAGCCTCAGGCCGGGCACATCGCTGAAGTCCTTCGGGTTCAGCGTCCAGAGCGTGGCTTCGTTCACGAGGGCGGAGGCGGCGATCGCGAGATCGAGATCCCGGCCGCGCGGGCGGGACAAACGAGCGTACAGCCCCGCCGCCTCCGCCGCCGCCTCGGTGTCGAACGGCACGGCCTGCTCGCGCGGAAAGAGAGCTTCCTGCACGCGAAGCTCGCTCACGGTTCGCGGCCCGCGCAACCACTCGTAGAGGACAATCGACGAGAGCCGCAACCGATGGCCCTGGTCTATGAAAGTGTACAGGCGGTCGGCGGCGGCGCCCGGCCCCGCCAGCGCGCCGACGAGCGCGGACGTATCAAGATGGATCGTCATCGGCCAAACGCCGCAGGGACGACTCGCGACGCGACACGCGGATCTCTCGAAGCTCGGATTCGACGCGCTCGCGAGAGCGCGGCGCCGGCTCGCTGCGCCAACGGTCCAGCACCCCGAGCATGCGCAGGCGCTCGGCCTCGCTCAACCGATCGGTGCGCGTGGCGTAGTCGGCGACCGCCTCGCGGACGACGTGGCTCTGCGGCTTCCCAATGCGTTCCGCCGTCCGGCGGATCCGGCGTACCGTCGCGTCGTCCAGGGAATAGGTGACCTTGACCATACTCATGCAATACTACCATACTAGGTTCAATCGTGATTGAATGGCTTGGCGTCGGCCACCTCTTCGAGCTGACGCGCACGGAAGCGATTGCGGGCTTCTTCACCCCACTGGCCGTCTTCGCGGCGTTCCTGCTGGCGCAACTCATCCTGCCGGGAAAGTGGGTCCCCGGCTACGTCGTCAATCCGGTGACTGGAGAGCCCCGCACCTATCGGCTGAACGGGCTCCCGGTGTTTGCGCTGGCGCTGCTCGTGTGGGCGCTCGAGCTCACCGGGATGCCGCGCGACTGGTTCTACCGGTCGTCGATCTACGCCGTGGCCGGCGGGACGGTCTTCACCACGATCTTCGCGATCATCGCCGTGTACAGCCAACCACCGGGCAGGATCAGGAACCCGCTCCTGGCGCTGTGGGATGGACGGATCCAGGAGCTGTCGTTTTTCAACAACCGCTTCGACTTGAAGATGTACTTCTATGTCGTCGGCGGGGCGATGTTGTCGCTCAACGCCCTGTCCGGGGCCGCGTACCACTACGAGCTATTCGGCGAAGACTCCAATCCGGGCGTCTTCCTGTACGCGGCGTTCTTCACGTTCTACATACTCGACTACTTCATCTTCGAGCGCGTCCAGCTCTATACCTACGATCTGATCCACGAGCATCTCGGCTTCAAGGTGTTCTGGGGCTGCCTCATCGTCTACGGATGGATGTTCATCCTCCCGTTGTGGGGGCTGGCCGTCTACCCGGACCCCGGATTCTCGCCGCCATGGACGAACGTCTGGCTGATCGGAACGACCGCGCTGTTCCTGCTCGGGTGGGGCATCTCGCGCGGCGCCAACAACCAGAAATACACCTTCAAGCGCTGGCCCGATCGCAAGTTCCTCGGACTCATCGAGCCCGAGTACATCGAGGCGGGCGACCGCAAGATCCTGTGCAGCGGCCTGTGGGGCGCCGCCCGCCACCTCAACTACCTCGGCGAAGGGTTCCTGGCCCTGGCCATCGCCCTGGTATTCGGCTACTTCACCAACCCCTGGGCCTGGACCTACTTCGTCTTCATCGTCTCGCTGTTCACCTTCCGCCAGCGCTTCGACGACGCGTACTGCGCCGAGAAGTACGGCGCCGACAAATGGGCGGAGTATCAGGCGCGGGTGAAGTACCGGATTATTCCCGGCATCTACTGAGCTGGCGGCAAGTCGATTCAGGCAGACGTCGGAGGCGACACCATCGGCACGACAGGGAAATAGGTTTGGAATCGCCGGGAATCTCTCGTAACGAGAGTCAGGCCATCGGCTTCCGCATGGGCTCCGATGTAGAAGTCCGGGAGGGGCGCCGACCGCGCCCCGCCAGCATCCCGGTACCGGCGGAAGGCCCTGGCTGCACCGAACGCCGCGTTGTACGGCAACGGAAGGCGCTCGATCATCAGTTCGTCCAACTGACGGTCCAGTGTCTCGGCGACATCGAACGCGAGGGACGCCTCCGCATAGATGATCGGGTTGATGCCTATCGGCCCGGCGACCAGCGCCTCGGCAAGAGCGTTCTCGGACCACGCCCGCCACTGCGGGTCGTCCGTGAAGATGTCGAGCAGAACGTTGGTATCGAGCAGGAACACCTAGTCGTCCCCGCGCGTGAGCCGCATGATGTCGTCCGTTCGAACACCGCGGACGGCAACTCCGCGAGCCCGGCGAAGGCGGTCCTCCAACAACGCGCGCTTGCTCAGCACTGGTCGGATGGTGACGCCACCATCGGTTTCCTCGAAGCGCACGTCGGTATGCGGCAGCAAACCGAACTTGAGACGGAAACGCTGCGGGATCGTCACCTGCCCCTTGGTAGTAATCCGCATGGCGTGGGTATTACTTTATCAGGTATTACTCCACGCTCGACGTTGTTCTGCTCGTCCGTGAGCACCTTGGCGCTCAACAGGAAGACATGTACACTCTAACTGTACATTCATGGTCTCTGAGGTGGCGCATGGCAAAGAGTCTCGGTGCAACCGAATTCAGGGCGACCTGTCTCCGCGTCATCAAGCGATTGGAGAAAGACGGGGAGCCGGTCACAATCACTCACCGCGGCCGACCGGTTGCCGTGTTGTCGCCAGCCCCCCCGCCCGGTACTCGTTCGTCGATCATCGGTGCGATGCGGGGATCGGTGCTGGGCTATGACAATCCCTTCGCACCAGCGACCGATCCGTCGGACTGGACGGCGGCCCGGTGATCGTCCTTGATACGCACGTACTTATCTGGGCGGTTGACGGTGACCCCCGGCTCGGACGCACGGCCCGTGCCACCCTCGACGAAGCGGGAGGTACGGACGGCATCGGCGTCTCGGCCATAACGCCCTGGGAAATCGCCCTGCTGGTCGAGAAGGGTCGCTTGCGCCTCGGGTGCGACGCCGGGACCTGGATCGACAGCGCGCTTGACTTGCCCGGCGTCCGTTTGCTGCCGATCGAACCTGCCATTGCGATCGACAGCGTGCGCCTGCCCGGCAGTTTCCACGCCGACCCGGCCGATCGCCTTATTCTCGCGACGGCCCGCTACTCCCGCGCGCCGCTCATCACCGCCGACAGCGCCATGATCGAGTACGCCAAGGGCGGCCACCTTCGCGTCGTTGACGCGTCACTGTGAGCGGTTCTCGGGCACCCCGGCAACGATCAACCCCCCGAGGGGCGTCCCACGCCCGGCCTCGCCTGCGAAAGCTTCGAAGCGCTGGAGCTCCAGCCCGCGGGACTCGATGAACTTCCTGGCCGGCTCACGCGCGGGTGCGGCGGTCGAAATGCCGAAGAGCCAGCTCTCGTTGTAGAACGCCTTCATGGCGTACTTCGCGTAGTTCCCCATCACCACGAAGGGCCTGCGGCCGAATACCAGTTCCCGACTGAGGTAGTCGATCGCGATGCGCGATCCGGGTGCGAGGCTCCACTTCACCGCCAGAACCAGGGTGCCCATCAACAGCCGCAGAACCAGGGGCGGCAGGGCGGGCAGGTGCAGGGCGATCTTCTCGGCCGCCTCGTCGCTGCGCCTCCCCGTGTGATGGAGCATCAGCCGTGTCATGTACGGCTCGTAGGCCGTGCCG
The DNA window shown above is from Acidobacteriota bacterium and carries:
- a CDS encoding MATE family efflux transporter, which translates into the protein MSLVDVVSNGRRTLAARNAQLRADLRDAVRAVPRDYTSGSLGRAVLLLAVPMVLEMGMQSVFSVVDVYFVGRLGPEAVAVLGLSDSLIALVFAVSIGLSMGATAMVARRVGEGSPERASSAAVQAIVGGCAASFVIGVAGVVWASDLLVLLGATPELATSGRTFTAIMLGGCVTVTLLFMINGIFRGAGDPVLAMRALWLANLVNIVLDPILIFGFGPIPAFGLEGAAIATTVGRGLGVAYQLRALTSGNGSVTIDWRRARIETQTMLRLMRVSGIGILQYLVGTASFVGLIRILAPFGDTVLAGYTVAVRIIIFVLLPVWGVGNAAATLVGQNLGAGRPDRAESAVWFTARLNTVLLGIVGVIFVVFARPIVGLLATDPEVVALAAACLRIVACSYVFWGFGLVTVLAFNGAGDTTTPTWINFFVYWVVQLPLAWTLAGPVGLGPNGVFVTVAVCQTLMAVAGVLAFRRGGWKKRVL
- a CDS encoding type II toxin-antitoxin system VapC family toxin, encoding MTIHLDTSALVGALAGPGAAADRLYTFIDQGHRLRLSSIVLYEWLRGPRTVSELRVQEALFPREQAVPFDTEAAAEAAGLYARLSRPRGRDLDLAIAASALVNEATLWTLNPKDFSDVPGLRLA
- a CDS encoding type II toxin-antitoxin system VapC family toxin; protein product: MFLLDTNVLLDIFTDDPQWRAWSENALAEALVAGPIGINPIIYAEASLAFDVAETLDRQLDELMIERLPLPYNAAFGAARAFRRYRDAGGARSAPLPDFYIGAHAEADGLTLVTRDSRRFQTYFPVVPMVSPPTSA
- a CDS encoding type II toxin-antitoxin system Phd/YefM family antitoxin; amino-acid sequence: MAKSLGATEFRATCLRVIKRLEKDGEPVTITHRGRPVAVLSPAPPPGTRSSIIGAMRGSVLGYDNPFAPATDPSDWTAAR
- a CDS encoding sulfite exporter TauE/SafE family protein, giving the protein MITDPWFYVAASVAVLLVGLAKGGLGGGIGVVGVPLMAVVVGPFQAAAILLPILMVMDVLALRVFWREWDIGNLRAILPGAFFGTVLGFLTARQISPDGLRIMVGVIALIYAVQYFWLRPGRGGTPKPARPLLGVLWGTTAGFTSFSIHAGGPPLQAYLIPQQMHRTRFQSTSIVFFFVVNWLKVAPYYWLGQWNTENLLTSAMLLPIAPIGVTLGRYIHERINDAIFYAIVHAGLFVIGVKLLYDASATTLP
- a CDS encoding DUF1295 domain-containing protein, with the translated sequence MLGSIVIEWLGVGHLFELTRTEAIAGFFTPLAVFAAFLLAQLILPGKWVPGYVVNPVTGEPRTYRLNGLPVFALALLVWALELTGMPRDWFYRSSIYAVAGGTVFTTIFAIIAVYSQPPGRIRNPLLALWDGRIQELSFFNNRFDLKMYFYVVGGAMLSLNALSGAAYHYELFGEDSNPGVFLYAAFFTFYILDYFIFERVQLYTYDLIHEHLGFKVFWGCLIVYGWMFILPLWGLAVYPDPGFSPPWTNVWLIGTTALFLLGWGISRGANNQKYTFKRWPDRKFLGLIEPEYIEAGDRKILCSGLWGAARHLNYLGEGFLALAIALVFGYFTNPWAWTYFVFIVSLFTFRQRFDDAYCAEKYGADKWAEYQARVKYRIIPGIY
- a CDS encoding AbrB/MazE/SpoVT family DNA-binding domain-containing protein — protein: MRITTKGQVTIPQRFRLKFGLLPHTDVRFEETDGGVTIRPVLSKRALLEDRLRRARGVAVRGVRTDDIMRLTRGDD
- a CDS encoding type II toxin-antitoxin system VapC family toxin gives rise to the protein MIVLDTHVLIWAVDGDPRLGRTARATLDEAGGTDGIGVSAITPWEIALLVEKGRLRLGCDAGTWIDSALDLPGVRLLPIEPAIAIDSVRLPGSFHADPADRLILATARYSRAPLITADSAMIEYAKGGHLRVVDASL
- a CDS encoding ribbon-helix-helix protein, CopG family gives rise to the protein MSMVKVTYSLDDATVRRIRRTAERIGKPQSHVVREAVADYATRTDRLSEAERLRMLGVLDRWRSEPAPRSRERVESELREIRVSRRESSLRRLADDDPS